In the genome of Ignavibacteriales bacterium, one region contains:
- a CDS encoding DUF4835 family protein → MKLVITLFLLASSLIYSQELNCKVLINFESLPTANKELLVNFGNQLEDYINKTRFTTDAWEGDKIECTFNIFITSASSDVSYSAQIVVVSQRPVYNSTKNSAMLIINDNSWSFTYEKNQQIYPDQASFDPLRSLLDFYAYIIIGYDLDSYGKLGGSQLFSKAFDIVNLAATNRSATGWEKSSSSYSRWGLVEDMMNEKYRPFREAFFEYHYNGIDLFTQNKKAAQDKIVHLINVLESMRNKVDLNSVLIRTFFDAKNGEIIDYLKDYPDQNIFKVLKKIDPPHMSKYDEAIK, encoded by the coding sequence ATGAAACTTGTAATCACCCTTTTTCTGCTAGCTTCTTCTTTAATTTATTCACAGGAATTGAACTGTAAAGTCCTGATCAATTTTGAAAGCCTGCCGACTGCCAATAAGGAATTACTCGTCAATTTTGGAAACCAGCTTGAAGACTATATAAACAAAACAAGATTCACAACCGATGCGTGGGAAGGTGATAAAATTGAATGTACATTTAACATTTTTATTACGTCTGCCTCGAGTGATGTAAGTTATTCAGCACAAATTGTTGTAGTGAGTCAGCGCCCGGTTTATAATTCAACTAAAAACTCTGCAATGCTTATAATAAATGATAACAGCTGGTCATTTACTTATGAAAAAAATCAGCAGATTTATCCTGACCAGGCTTCATTTGATCCGCTTAGAAGTCTGCTCGATTTTTATGCATACATCATCATTGGTTACGATCTTGATTCTTATGGTAAACTTGGCGGATCCCAATTGTTTTCAAAAGCATTTGATATAGTAAATTTAGCTGCCACAAATCGTTCCGCTACAGGATGGGAAAAAAGCAGCAGTTCATACAGCAGGTGGGGATTGGTTGAAGATATGATGAATGAAAAATATCGCCCGTTCCGTGAAGCATTCTTTGAGTATCATTACAATGGAATAGATTTATTCACTCAAAACAAAAAAGCGGCACAGGATAAAATAGTTCATCTAATAAATGTACTCGAATCAATGCGAAATAAAGTTGATTTGAATAGCGTTCTTATAAGGACTTTCTTCGATGCTAAGAACGGTGAGATAATTGACTATTTAAAGGATTACCCGGATCAAAATATTTTTAAAGTATTAAAGAAAATTGATCCGCCTCACATGTCAAAGTACGATGAAGCAATAAAATAA
- a CDS encoding pyridoxal phosphate-dependent aminotransferase family protein: MDLFKKCQDFTRADEVKAAGFYPYFRAIQENEGPVVQIEGRKIIMAGSNNYLGLTAHPLVKEAAVKAVEKYGTGCSGSRYLTGTLDLHNELEARLAKFFNTESVLLFSTGYQTGQGIIPTLVQRGEYIVSDKDNHACLVAGNLMAKGATADFVRYKHNDMDDLERVVKKLPEEAGKLIVSDGVFSTGGEIVDLTRLNEIAKKYGCRILIDDAHSVGVIGKGGRGTASEFNLENEIDMTMGTFSKTFASLGGFVAGPERVINFIKHNSLALIFSASPTPASVAAALAALDILEKEPERVDKLIRNANKMRTGLKAAGFNVIEGRTAIVPVIVGDDLLAFKMWRMLYDAGVFVNVFISPGVPQGRQMMRTSYMATHEDEHLDKIIDIFTETGKKIGLI, encoded by the coding sequence TTGGATCTTTTTAAGAAGTGTCAGGACTTCACACGTGCAGATGAAGTCAAAGCAGCGGGCTTTTATCCATATTTCAGAGCTATTCAGGAAAATGAAGGACCGGTAGTACAGATCGAAGGTAGAAAAATAATTATGGCTGGTTCTAACAATTATTTGGGACTAACAGCTCACCCTTTAGTAAAAGAAGCAGCAGTAAAAGCAGTAGAAAAATATGGAACCGGATGTTCAGGATCACGTTACTTAACCGGAACGCTTGATTTACACAATGAACTTGAAGCAAGACTTGCCAAATTTTTTAATACGGAATCAGTATTACTTTTTAGTACCGGTTATCAGACGGGTCAGGGAATCATACCTACACTCGTTCAGCGCGGTGAATATATTGTTTCTGATAAAGATAACCATGCATGCCTTGTTGCCGGAAATTTAATGGCAAAAGGCGCCACTGCTGATTTTGTCCGTTACAAACATAATGATATGGATGATCTTGAGCGCGTGGTTAAAAAGCTTCCTGAAGAAGCCGGGAAATTAATTGTGAGCGATGGTGTCTTCAGTACAGGCGGAGAAATTGTTGATCTTACCCGGTTAAATGAAATTGCGAAAAAATATGGGTGCAGAATTCTCATTGATGATGCACACTCTGTCGGAGTTATTGGAAAAGGCGGAAGAGGAACCGCAAGTGAGTTTAATCTTGAAAATGAAATCGATATGACCATGGGAACATTCAGCAAAACTTTTGCATCACTTGGCGGATTTGTTGCTGGTCCTGAAAGAGTTATAAACTTTATAAAACATAATTCGCTCGCACTGATATTCAGCGCATCACCTACACCTGCTTCAGTTGCCGCTGCACTTGCAGCTCTTGATATTCTTGAAAAAGAACCAGAACGTGTAGATAAGCTGATTAGAAATGCAAATAAAATGCGCACAGGTTTAAAAGCCGCAGGCTTTAACGTGATTGAAGGTCGTACTGCAATTGTTCCCGTAATCGTTGGCGATGATCTACTAGCTTTCAAGATGTGGAGAATGCTTTACGACGCTGGTGTATTCGTGAATGTATTCATTTCACCGGGCGTACCTCAGGGAAGACAAATGATGAGAACGAGCTATATGGCCACTCACGAAGACGAACATCTTGATAAGATCATAGATATCTTTACAGAAACAGGAAAGAAAATAGGATTAATCTGA
- a CDS encoding NAD(P)-dependent oxidoreductase: MSSKKIAVVTGGTGFVGSHLVDKLLKENFHVRCLVRKTSSLKWIEGKGVEIIECALTDKAGLKSSFQDAEYIYHIAGVVKSKTPQGYFDGNVETTKAMLEVALEYKDSIKRFLIVSSQTATGPSLDGKPVTEETICAPITTYGKSKLAEEELAKSFFDKLPITITRAPAVYGERDTEIFIFFNTFSKGLMTTIGFDKKVISLIHVIDLVDGIYLASVSEKAKKQIYFISSEKYYTWDDVGEVCNKVFNKRPIKVKVPHFIVYFIAAIAQFFAMFSSKPATLNLEKARDITRKAWICDTSKAKRDFGFKQNLSLKDGIYRTVNWYKEMKWL; the protein is encoded by the coding sequence ATGAGTTCAAAGAAAATTGCTGTAGTAACAGGGGGAACAGGGTTTGTTGGCAGCCATCTGGTTGATAAACTTTTAAAAGAAAATTTTCATGTGAGATGCCTGGTTCGCAAGACAAGCAGTCTGAAATGGATTGAAGGCAAGGGGGTTGAAATTATAGAATGTGCACTAACTGACAAAGCCGGGCTTAAAAGTTCTTTCCAGGATGCAGAATATATTTACCACATTGCTGGTGTGGTTAAGTCAAAAACACCACAAGGTTATTTTGATGGTAATGTTGAAACAACAAAAGCTATGCTCGAAGTAGCTCTTGAATACAAAGATAGCATAAAACGATTTTTAATAGTTAGCAGTCAAACTGCAACGGGACCTTCACTTGATGGTAAACCTGTTACTGAAGAAACAATTTGTGCACCGATCACGACTTATGGTAAAAGCAAGCTCGCGGAGGAAGAGTTAGCAAAATCATTTTTTGATAAACTACCGATTACAATTACACGCGCACCCGCAGTTTACGGCGAACGAGACACAGAGATATTTATTTTCTTCAATACTTTTTCGAAAGGATTGATGACAACAATCGGCTTCGATAAGAAAGTGATTAGCCTGATTCACGTAATTGATCTTGTTGATGGAATATATTTGGCATCAGTATCAGAGAAAGCAAAAAAACAAATCTACTTTATAAGTTCGGAAAAATATTATACGTGGGACGATGTAGGTGAAGTATGCAACAAAGTATTTAATAAGAGACCAATTAAAGTGAAAGTTCCTCACTTTATAGTTTATTTCATTGCGGCGATTGCGCAGTTTTTTGCAATGTTCAGTTCAAAGCCCGCGACATTAAATCTTGAAAAAGCAAGAGACATTACGAGGAAAGCCTGGATTTGCGATACATCAAAAGCAAAACGCGACTTTGGATTTAAACAAAACCTATCGCTGAAAGATGGAATTTACAGAACTGTGAATTGGTATAAAGAAATGAAGTGGCTTTGA
- a CDS encoding MATE family efflux transporter encodes MNLFPVNSYYKKILRVALPAIAGLSTQMVVSLVDTAMVGRLDEATYALAAMGLGVLATWALISFFSSLATGTHVIVARKFGASDFTGCGVTLNASVYISLIIGVVVAIIGLFADTPIAHFFAADDVVGFYASEYIFYRFLGIPFFLISVSFRGFFFGISKTKIFMFSGVITNLLNIIFNVMFIYGNFGMPRMGLAGAGLGSTLATLFDVLFYLVIILLPSYRLKFKNFKNLKPDFQIIKRIYEISLPVAFQNVFILVGFLIFVAITGLIGTEQQAATQAVISTLFMSFLPCFGFGIAVQTLVGNNLGSGKFQLAKIYGFETAKVATYYTIILGLIFILIPHLVLLIITTDPIIIETAKPALRIAGFAQIFYAVGVVLANGLQAAGKTMFVMKAEVIANLLIFVPLAYLFGVVLKLGLIWAWAALPIYIIIYSTAILLKFRSSKWYS; translated from the coding sequence ATGAATTTATTTCCAGTAAACAGTTATTATAAAAAAATACTGCGGGTTGCATTGCCGGCAATTGCTGGATTATCCACCCAGATGGTAGTCTCTCTTGTTGATACTGCAATGGTTGGAAGGCTTGATGAAGCTACATACGCTTTAGCTGCGATGGGTTTGGGTGTTTTAGCGACCTGGGCTTTGATAAGTTTCTTCTCTAGTCTTGCGACAGGCACTCACGTTATCGTAGCAAGAAAATTCGGCGCTTCAGATTTTACAGGTTGTGGAGTAACACTCAACGCATCGGTGTATATCAGTCTTATTATCGGTGTGGTTGTTGCAATAATAGGATTATTTGCAGATACACCCATTGCTCATTTTTTTGCAGCTGATGATGTAGTTGGATTCTACGCAAGTGAATATATTTTTTACAGATTTTTGGGTATTCCTTTCTTTCTCATTTCAGTGTCATTCAGGGGATTTTTCTTCGGGATAAGCAAAACAAAAATATTCATGTTTTCAGGCGTTATCACAAACCTTTTGAATATCATTTTCAACGTGATGTTTATATACGGAAATTTTGGTATGCCAAGAATGGGACTTGCCGGTGCGGGTCTTGGCTCAACCCTTGCAACTTTGTTTGATGTATTATTTTACCTTGTTATAATTTTACTTCCATCATACCGGCTAAAGTTTAAGAATTTTAAAAATCTGAAACCGGATTTTCAGATTATAAAAAGGATATATGAAATATCACTACCTGTTGCCTTTCAAAATGTATTTATATTGGTTGGATTTTTAATTTTCGTAGCAATCACTGGTCTTATTGGTACTGAACAACAAGCGGCTACACAAGCAGTTATAAGTACTTTATTTATGTCCTTCCTTCCATGTTTCGGTTTTGGTATTGCGGTACAAACTCTTGTCGGAAATAATCTCGGTTCAGGTAAATTCCAATTAGCAAAAATCTATGGATTTGAAACAGCAAAAGTCGCCACGTACTACACAATAATTCTTGGTTTAATTTTTATTTTAATACCGCACCTGGTTTTATTGATCATTACAACCGATCCTATAATTATTGAGACTGCCAAACCGGCTTTACGGATTGCAGGATTTGCACAGATTTTTTATGCTGTTGGAGTTGTACTCGCTAACGGTTTGCAAGCTGCTGGTAAAACAATGTTTGTAATGAAAGCAGAAGTTATAGCAAATCTCCTGATCTTTGTTCCGCTTGCATATTTATTTGGTGTGGTACTAAAGTTGGGTTTAATATGGGCATGGGCAGCATTACCGATTTATATTATTATTTATTCGACTGCTATTCTATTAAAATTTAGAAGCAGCAAATGGTATAGTTAA
- a CDS encoding MFS transporter: protein MSSIVPFLPLFVRELGITKLNETTFWSGLVFSGPFLVSFFLVPVWGVLGDKYGRKIMILRAIIGLAIAQFLIGFSQDVTQLFIARMIQGLLSGFLPAAMALIAASTPGDKMGYSLGILQSASAAGSVVGPIIGGVISDFLGFRNVFFVVSGLFLVTGIAIVIFIKENREEKVTESYTLFQNWKYVITKKEILVPSLLIMLATMGFAFVRPLFVLFIETIEKDIALLPTITGMLYSIIGIFSTVSAAYWGRKVERGGIKKNLLIASSLTAAMYLLHTVVSSAYQLIPIYILLGFGFGAIQPLLFTAIDSYTSKERKGGILGVATSFQILGNIIGPIAAGIIAGFAGLRFSFIITFVLFLTVAVSGFFSLKK, encoded by the coding sequence ATGAGTTCAATTGTCCCTTTTCTGCCCCTTTTTGTCCGTGAATTGGGAATAACAAAACTAAACGAGACCACCTTCTGGAGCGGGCTAGTTTTCTCAGGTCCATTTCTTGTTTCCTTTTTTTTAGTCCCTGTATGGGGCGTATTAGGCGACAAATATGGTAGAAAAATAATGATTCTCCGGGCGATTATCGGACTTGCAATAGCACAATTTCTTATCGGTTTTTCACAGGATGTCACACAATTATTTATCGCGAGAATGATCCAGGGATTGTTAAGCGGATTTCTCCCTGCTGCCATGGCATTGATCGCCGCAAGTACGCCTGGTGATAAAATGGGATATTCACTCGGGATATTACAATCAGCCTCTGCAGCTGGTTCTGTTGTAGGACCAATAATCGGTGGAGTAATATCTGATTTTTTAGGATTCAGAAATGTATTCTTCGTTGTATCAGGATTGTTCTTAGTCACCGGAATTGCAATAGTAATTTTTATTAAAGAAAATCGTGAAGAGAAAGTAACCGAATCTTATACACTTTTTCAGAACTGGAAATATGTAATCACAAAGAAAGAAATATTGGTTCCCTCACTATTAATTATGTTAGCTACAATGGGATTTGCTTTTGTTCGCCCACTGTTTGTTTTATTCATTGAAACAATTGAAAAAGACATTGCACTGCTCCCTACGATTACTGGAATGCTTTATAGCATCATTGGAATCTTTTCAACTGTATCAGCTGCTTACTGGGGAAGAAAAGTCGAAAGAGGCGGAATTAAAAAAAATCTTTTGATAGCATCTTCCCTTACTGCGGCAATGTATTTGTTGCATACTGTGGTCTCTAGTGCATACCAGTTAATTCCCATATACATATTATTAGGATTCGGGTTCGGGGCAATTCAGCCATTACTTTTTACAGCCATTGATTCATACACTTCAAAGGAACGAAAAGGAGGAATACTCGGAGTCGCTACAAGTTTTCAGATTCTCGGGAATATTATTGGACCCATTGCTGCTGGTATTATTGCGGGGTTTGCCGGACTACGATTTTCTTTCATTATCACATTTGTTTTGTTTCTTACCGTTGCAGTCTCAGGATTCTTTTCACTAAAAAAATAA
- a CDS encoding SpoIID/LytB domain-containing protein, protein MTIKVSFIFLITFIILAGCSGTERFTSKDKDVNEKNGDISKSDPYHSTILNAVRVLLYDSQSELTYIVQTTVTLSDSKNKIAVVKKGNVILFTKDDDQIKLKINGQSFENDYFEIQPEDSTELINFNSKNYRGKLRFLNSDDGIKIINVINIEDYLKGVLPSEMPLGKGDINLEALKAFSICARSYTLLKLEKASNVFDLYVDVRDQVYGGADTEKQLSNRAVEETRGTVLFYDNKLATTFYHSTCGGKTENSVNVFTKGELPYLSGVGDGEPSYCSISPRFKWKEVISRSELIKRFKNASVISGENFELENIEIKSRFESGRVSELSITLVENEEDQKTISLYGNNIRSVIRTADNKSILFSNWFDVSIDGNDVVFSGRGYGHGVGMCQYGAINMSHQGKDFREIINHYFPGTVIEKYEE, encoded by the coding sequence ATGACCATTAAGGTATCTTTCATCTTCCTGATAACTTTTATTATTCTTGCTGGTTGTTCGGGTACAGAACGGTTCACAAGTAAAGACAAAGATGTGAACGAAAAGAACGGTGACATTTCTAAAAGCGATCCTTACCATTCCACAATCCTTAATGCTGTAAGGGTACTTCTTTATGACTCTCAATCCGAACTGACTTACATTGTTCAAACTACTGTCACTCTATCCGATTCAAAAAATAAAATTGCGGTTGTAAAAAAAGGCAATGTTATACTTTTCACAAAAGATGATGATCAAATAAAGCTAAAAATAAATGGGCAATCATTTGAAAATGATTACTTCGAAATACAACCAGAAGATTCGACCGAATTAATTAATTTCAATTCAAAAAATTACCGCGGCAAATTGAGATTCTTAAATAGTGATGACGGGATTAAAATAATAAATGTTATCAATATTGAAGATTATTTGAAAGGAGTCCTGCCATCTGAAATGCCATTGGGAAAAGGTGATATTAACCTTGAAGCTTTAAAAGCATTTTCCATTTGTGCTCGTTCTTATACATTGTTAAAACTCGAGAAAGCTTCAAATGTTTTTGATCTATATGTTGATGTGCGTGATCAGGTTTATGGCGGTGCTGATACTGAAAAACAACTTTCAAACAGAGCGGTTGAGGAGACAAGAGGGACAGTTCTTTTTTATGACAATAAACTTGCTACAACATTTTATCATTCAACCTGTGGGGGAAAGACAGAAAACTCAGTAAATGTATTCACGAAAGGTGAACTTCCTTATCTATCAGGAGTAGGTGATGGGGAACCATCCTACTGCAGCATTTCACCAAGATTTAAATGGAAGGAAGTTATAAGTCGTAGTGAACTGATAAAAAGATTTAAAAATGCCAGCGTGATTTCTGGAGAGAATTTTGAACTCGAAAATATAGAAATCAAATCAAGATTTGAATCAGGCAGGGTAAGTGAATTATCAATCACCCTGGTTGAGAATGAGGAAGATCAAAAAACAATTTCACTATACGGCAATAATATCAGGTCTGTGATAAGAACGGCCGACAACAAAAGCATTTTATTCAGCAATTGGTTTGATGTATCTATAGATGGAAATGATGTTGTATTCAGTGGCAGAGGATATGGTCACGGCGTAGGCATGTGTCAATACGGTGCTATAAATATGTCACATCAGGGTAAAGACTTCAGAGAAATTATTAATCATTATTTCCCCGGAACAGTTATAGAGAAGTATGAAGAATAA
- the maf gene encoding septum formation protein Maf has protein sequence MKNKIDLPIYLASKSPRRRKLLKQINIPYRIIDVQTDEKFSDKETPLQNAKRIANEKSIAAISKNVKGIVITADTIVVLDNKKIAKPTSKKNAVQMLKMLSGLTHIVYTGYCIANTITGKRILGAEKTYVTFRELSDKEIKTYVDSGSPMDKAGAYGIQDDYGAVFVSRIKGCYYNVVGLPLSKIFQGIEKVK, from the coding sequence ATGAAGAATAAAATTGACTTGCCAATATATCTTGCGTCAAAATCTCCCAGAAGAAGAAAACTTCTTAAGCAAATAAATATTCCTTACAGGATTATTGATGTTCAGACCGATGAGAAATTTTCAGATAAAGAAACTCCATTGCAAAATGCAAAACGGATTGCTAATGAGAAATCAATCGCAGCCATTTCAAAAAATGTAAAAGGGATTGTAATAACTGCCGACACCATTGTCGTATTAGACAACAAAAAAATTGCAAAACCAACATCAAAAAAAAACGCAGTGCAAATGCTTAAAATGCTAAGCGGACTTACTCATATTGTTTATACAGGTTACTGCATAGCAAATACAATAACCGGGAAAAGAATACTGGGCGCTGAGAAAACTTATGTAACATTCAGAGAGCTTAGTGATAAAGAAATCAAAACGTATGTCGATTCAGGAAGTCCAATGGATAAAGCCGGTGCTTACGGAATTCAGGATGACTACGGTGCGGTATTTGTAAGCCGGATAAAAGGATGCTACTACAATGTTGTCGGGTTACCGCTATCAAAAATATTTCAGGGGATTGAAAAGGTGAAATAG
- a CDS encoding flippase-like domain-containing protein: MLKKIKQKILISIAVAGLIYLAFTIYADYQQVAEAFKLFNWLLFPVLLLLSLANYFCRFFKWDYYLSVLSIKMKKIDSLSIFMSGLIMSVTPGKMGELLKAYLVKEVNGTPISKTAPIVFVERITDFVSLLFIALAGAYIYDYGREIVLAVTVFFIVVLVVLSNKGIALPLIGIAEKIKFIRKRIENIHTAYESSYLMLKPLPLVYMTLLSLCSWAFECLGYFVVLKNFNINTDMMWASFSYCFGTIVGAISLLPGGLGVTEGSLTFMLVQHGASTDVAVASTFIIRVVTLWFAVFVGVISVSFYQKRFGKIKLEIDSLRSTE; the protein is encoded by the coding sequence GTGCTGAAAAAAATAAAACAAAAAATTTTAATTTCGATTGCCGTTGCAGGATTAATATATCTTGCGTTTACAATTTATGCAGATTATCAGCAGGTGGCAGAGGCGTTCAAACTTTTTAACTGGTTATTATTTCCGGTACTTCTTCTGTTATCACTTGCAAATTATTTTTGTAGATTCTTTAAGTGGGATTACTACCTTAGTGTTCTATCAATTAAAATGAAAAAAATAGATTCACTTTCTATTTTTATGTCTGGTTTAATAATGAGTGTTACACCGGGTAAGATGGGGGAGCTATTAAAAGCATATCTGGTTAAAGAAGTCAATGGCACGCCAATTAGCAAAACTGCACCAATAGTTTTTGTAGAAAGGATAACAGATTTTGTCTCCTTACTATTTATTGCACTGGCTGGAGCATACATCTATGACTATGGTCGTGAAATAGTTCTAGCCGTAACAGTATTTTTTATTGTAGTGTTAGTTGTACTAAGTAATAAAGGAATTGCTCTTCCCCTTATTGGAATTGCTGAGAAAATAAAATTCATCAGGAAGCGTATTGAGAATATTCATACCGCATATGAAAGCTCTTATCTTATGTTAAAACCACTTCCTCTTGTTTATATGACACTACTTAGTTTGTGTTCGTGGGCATTTGAATGTTTAGGATATTTTGTAGTTCTGAAAAATTTTAACATAAATACAGATATGATGTGGGCATCATTTAGTTATTGTTTCGGAACTATAGTTGGTGCAATTTCTCTATTGCCAGGTGGTCTTGGTGTAACTGAAGGTTCACTCACATTTATGCTTGTTCAACACGGCGCTTCAACAGATGTAGCAGTAGCATCTACATTTATTATCCGGGTTGTTACACTTTGGTTTGCTGTGTTTGTAGGCGTTATCAGCGTTTCTTTCTATCAAAAAAGATTCGGAAAAATAAAATTAGAAATAGATTCTTTGCGGAGTACAGAGTAA
- a CDS encoding YtxH domain-containing protein, protein MAQDNNLKKGLLIGFLAGGAIGAILALLYAPKSGKELRNDIRAKTDDYLDDAERFIAEAKVKASELINEGKRKSEKLIVDAKTKSGELLKDAEKIFSDAKTKASSTIHHGKEIIEDEGTRLKSAVKAGLDAYKESKNS, encoded by the coding sequence ATGGCACAGGATAATAATTTAAAGAAAGGGTTGTTGATAGGATTTTTAGCCGGCGGAGCGATTGGAGCTATTTTAGCTTTATTGTATGCACCTAAGAGTGGAAAAGAACTCCGTAATGATATCAGGGCAAAAACTGATGATTATCTTGATGACGCAGAAAGATTTATTGCCGAAGCAAAAGTCAAAGCAAGCGAACTCATCAACGAAGGTAAAAGAAAATCTGAAAAATTAATTGTCGATGCTAAAACTAAATCCGGTGAATTACTAAAAGATGCCGAAAAAATTTTTAGTGATGCAAAGACTAAAGCCAGTTCAACAATTCATCATGGCAAAGAAATAATTGAAGATGAAGGAACTCGTCTGAAATCAGCGGTTAAAGCAGGTTTGGATGCATATAAAGAATCTAAAAATTCCTGA